Proteins co-encoded in one Schaalia radingae genomic window:
- a CDS encoding S41 family peptidase: MSTVAKRIIIALVALIVVAAAMLGVAVVRWGPNFGIWLTEPSPQRYGEVALGHLDQGINASSEAWQDERPRVEQAISEATSIDEVDAVLSDAVKIAGTKHSFLMTADEAQEAVDEYEAPSVEENDGVVTVHMPAFMGTPDQGSEYAQTIAQAVSGANVCAAVIDLSENGGGDMGPMIAGISPLIPDGPVSYFVTGGGESAVMLESGKVSGGGRPTTVDITEKSEVPVAIVTGEHTGSSGEQALLAFKGVPNTRVFGQPTAGYATVNTPFPLYGGKQLVVTVGVTKDRMGTTHAEDPIAPDVTMEPAQAVNAATQWARDQGCQ, translated from the coding sequence ATGTCCACGGTTGCCAAACGAATCATCATCGCCCTGGTGGCACTGATTGTTGTCGCCGCTGCGATGCTTGGAGTCGCTGTCGTCAGGTGGGGACCCAACTTCGGTATTTGGCTGACTGAGCCCAGTCCACAGCGCTACGGTGAAGTCGCCCTCGGCCATCTTGACCAGGGAATCAACGCATCGTCCGAAGCCTGGCAGGATGAGCGCCCACGAGTCGAACAGGCAATCAGCGAAGCCACCAGCATTGACGAGGTCGACGCTGTCCTGTCCGATGCCGTCAAAATTGCGGGAACGAAGCACTCATTCCTCATGACGGCGGACGAAGCGCAAGAAGCCGTCGACGAGTACGAAGCGCCGAGCGTGGAAGAAAACGACGGTGTCGTGACTGTTCATATGCCCGCGTTTATGGGCACACCCGACCAGGGCAGCGAGTACGCGCAAACTATTGCGCAAGCTGTGTCCGGAGCGAATGTGTGCGCGGCGGTGATTGACCTCAGTGAAAACGGTGGTGGCGACATGGGGCCGATGATTGCCGGTATCTCGCCACTGATTCCTGACGGTCCCGTGTCCTACTTTGTTACGGGCGGAGGCGAAAGCGCCGTCATGTTGGAGAGCGGGAAGGTCAGCGGCGGCGGAAGGCCCACGACCGTTGACATCACGGAAAAGTCAGAGGTGCCGGTCGCGATTGTCACCGGTGAACACACTGGCAGCTCCGGTGAGCAGGCTTTGCTCGCTTTTAAAGGCGTACCGAATACGCGCGTGTTTGGCCAGCCGACCGCAGGATATGCCACGGTCAATACACCGTTCCCGCTGTATGGAGGAAAGCAGCTTGTGGTCACAGTCGGCGTGACGAAAGACCGCATGGGAACGACTCACGCGGAAGATCCGATCGCACCGGATGTGACGATGGAACCGGCTCAAGCGGTGAACGCGGCAACGCAATGGGCGCGCGACCAGGGTTGTCAGTAG
- a CDS encoding glycoside hydrolase family 3 N-terminal domain-containing protein produces the protein MMTDAAYPFQDAALSTTERVDDLLGRLTVEEKAGQLTQYFYLAMALNQQDGAPADGDDANTAQRAMVEKAIKAGRVGSLLFVNEASETNRLQKLAIEHHRFGIPLIFGYDVIHGLRTIFPVPLAMAASWDPDSASAAQRIAAREARSVGIHWAFAPMVDIARDPRWGRIIEGAGEDPYLGGAMAAGQVAGFQGGAGADDAVPGDAILAGPKHFAGYGAARGGRDYEDVDLSDSELHNVYLPPFRDAVAAGARNIMSAYMDLNGVPASGNKWLLTDTLRDEFGFKGFVVSDANAVHSLTVQHFAKDLPDAGARAVNAGLDMEMAMFEAAYEHLPEAVEDGRVSMEVLDEAVRRVLRAKFDLGLFEHPYVDEGDAAATLSTPEHRDAAQHAAERTFVLLKNEHSTLPLKADKTSSIAVIGELANARRDPLGPWCFKYDTDETVTILDGIRQRAGQDVNVEFEPGAGVGERLYPSMFDDNDTVVDRTPEDWDDDAHINAAVELAARSDVAVVVIGQHQNQIGEKASVSTLELQGRQLEQLQRLAETGTPLVVLCMSARPLDLTCVDSHEGVGAIMQIWYPGTRAGAAVAAALFGDVSPAGRLPITWPRNVGQVPMVYNHYRTFQPEGAGERYFNEPSTPLYPFGYGLSYASFEYSNPRLDRDQIRVGETATLSVDVTNTGDMDADEVAQLYIHQCYGTSSRPLRELKGFSRVSIPAGETVRVTFPLGPNQLRYWSAVTKDWIQDATRIELYVGGDSNAPLAGSLTVTQ, from the coding sequence ATGATGACTGACGCTGCTTACCCATTCCAAGATGCTGCTTTGTCGACCACTGAACGCGTCGACGACCTGCTGGGACGCCTGACGGTTGAAGAAAAAGCCGGACAACTGACCCAGTACTTCTACCTCGCTATGGCGTTGAACCAGCAGGACGGCGCGCCCGCTGACGGAGATGATGCGAACACAGCCCAACGCGCGATGGTGGAAAAAGCGATTAAAGCGGGGCGAGTAGGATCACTCCTGTTCGTCAACGAAGCCTCTGAGACGAACCGGCTGCAGAAACTGGCGATTGAGCACCATCGTTTCGGAATCCCATTGATCTTCGGCTACGACGTCATCCACGGTTTGCGTACCATCTTCCCGGTGCCACTGGCAATGGCAGCAAGCTGGGATCCTGACAGTGCCTCGGCCGCCCAGCGCATCGCAGCACGCGAGGCGCGTTCAGTCGGTATTCACTGGGCATTTGCACCGATGGTCGACATTGCACGCGACCCGCGATGGGGTCGCATCATTGAAGGAGCAGGTGAAGATCCCTACCTGGGTGGTGCGATGGCTGCCGGACAGGTGGCAGGCTTCCAGGGCGGTGCGGGTGCGGACGACGCTGTGCCAGGTGACGCCATCCTTGCCGGTCCCAAGCACTTTGCCGGCTACGGTGCGGCTCGCGGCGGCCGCGACTACGAAGACGTCGACCTGTCCGATTCGGAACTTCACAACGTGTATCTGCCTCCCTTCCGTGACGCTGTTGCCGCTGGCGCACGCAATATCATGAGCGCGTACATGGATCTGAACGGCGTGCCTGCCTCGGGCAACAAGTGGTTGCTGACCGACACGCTTCGCGACGAATTCGGCTTCAAGGGGTTCGTTGTGTCTGACGCGAACGCTGTCCACTCGCTCACCGTCCAACACTTCGCCAAGGACCTGCCCGATGCGGGCGCGCGAGCCGTCAACGCCGGTCTTGATATGGAAATGGCGATGTTCGAGGCCGCATACGAGCACCTGCCCGAAGCGGTAGAGGACGGACGTGTCTCGATGGAGGTGCTGGATGAAGCTGTCCGTCGCGTACTGCGCGCCAAGTTCGACCTTGGCCTGTTTGAACATCCCTACGTTGACGAGGGAGACGCTGCCGCAACCCTGTCCACACCTGAGCATCGCGACGCAGCACAGCACGCTGCTGAACGCACATTCGTGCTGCTGAAGAACGAACACTCCACGCTGCCGCTCAAGGCAGACAAGACGTCTTCCATCGCAGTGATCGGTGAGCTGGCCAATGCACGGCGAGACCCACTGGGCCCATGGTGCTTCAAGTACGACACCGATGAAACAGTGACGATCCTGGACGGTATTCGCCAGCGCGCCGGTCAGGATGTGAACGTTGAGTTTGAACCTGGCGCGGGAGTAGGGGAGCGCCTGTATCCCTCGATGTTCGACGATAATGATACGGTCGTGGATCGCACCCCCGAGGACTGGGATGATGATGCGCACATTAACGCCGCCGTGGAACTTGCTGCACGCAGCGATGTTGCGGTCGTGGTGATCGGCCAGCATCAGAACCAGATCGGTGAGAAGGCCTCCGTGTCCACCTTGGAACTCCAGGGGCGCCAACTGGAGCAGCTTCAGCGTCTGGCAGAGACGGGAACCCCCCTCGTTGTCCTGTGTATGTCGGCCCGTCCGCTGGACCTGACTTGTGTTGATAGTCATGAGGGCGTCGGTGCGATCATGCAGATCTGGTATCCGGGGACGCGTGCAGGCGCAGCCGTGGCAGCCGCGCTGTTTGGTGATGTCTCGCCTGCCGGCCGTCTGCCGATCACATGGCCACGCAACGTGGGGCAGGTGCCGATGGTCTACAACCACTACCGCACGTTCCAGCCCGAAGGCGCAGGTGAGCGTTACTTCAACGAGCCGAGCACGCCGCTCTACCCGTTCGGATACGGCTTGAGCTACGCGTCATTTGAGTATTCGAATCCGCGTTTGGATCGTGATCAGATCCGCGTCGGTGAGACAGCCACGCTCAGCGTTGACGTCACGAATACCGGGGATATGGATGCCGACGAGGTTGCCCAGCTGTACATCCACCAGTGCTACGGCACGTCCTCGAGGCCTTTGCGTGAGCTTAAGGGATTCTCACGTGTGAGCATCCCGGCCGGTGAGACTGTGAGGGTGACGTTCCCCCTCGGCCCCAATCAACTGCGGTACTGGAGCGCGGTCACGAAGGACTGGATCCAGGACGCCACGCGCATCGAACTGTATGTGGGTGGTGATTCCAACGCGCCTTTGGCAGGTTCGCTGACGGTGACGCAGTGA